A window of Geomonas agri contains these coding sequences:
- the lnt gene encoding apolipoprotein N-acyltransferase, which translates to MTTSTKSKLLPLCAAVVSGVLMFLGYAGFDHFYLEWFFLVPLLWALRDQRPARAFWLGWLAGIVGHGGGFYWIIQMFQQFAGAPWIAGVFGLLLLAAANGMVLALWALGTRLLTRDRQSQVLWAAPVLWTALEKLWPEVFPNYLGASQYRISHLTQIADFAGILGVSFLVVYINATLYWVTLRWREQREIPWRAVAALAVTLLVVAGYGELRLREVDRKLPTAPTMSVGLVQTNVGAADNHLAVEQMQKEHREMSQQLVATQKPDLVVWPEGVLSVALDSREGSLPTSALGNLRTPLLFGTCLQIKEEGETRFCNSALLADGSGRILGSYDKTVLVPFGEYIPFGDIFPQLYTWSPYSAKFFSGRSVEPLKLGDRLLSVSICYEDIFPTHIRKLMRGGRTGRQPEVMVNITNDSWYGNSVEPMEHLALASFRSIENRRALVRGTNTGISAFVDPAGRIVSRTGVWTREVLVGRVPLWQGGTLYGAAGDWIGWLCAAVSVCGIAAVTLSKKARA; encoded by the coding sequence TTGACTACTTCCACAAAATCCAAGTTGCTGCCGTTGTGTGCCGCGGTGGTGAGCGGCGTGCTCATGTTTCTGGGCTACGCGGGCTTCGACCACTTCTACCTGGAATGGTTCTTCCTGGTTCCCCTGCTCTGGGCGCTGCGGGACCAGCGACCGGCACGCGCATTCTGGCTCGGCTGGCTGGCCGGTATCGTCGGGCACGGCGGCGGCTTTTACTGGATCATCCAGATGTTCCAGCAGTTCGCTGGTGCCCCCTGGATCGCCGGCGTCTTCGGCCTGTTGCTCCTGGCCGCCGCCAACGGCATGGTACTGGCGCTCTGGGCCCTGGGCACCCGGCTGCTCACCCGCGACCGGCAGTCGCAGGTGCTCTGGGCTGCACCGGTTCTCTGGACCGCTCTCGAGAAGCTTTGGCCGGAGGTCTTCCCCAACTACCTGGGCGCAAGCCAGTATCGCATCTCGCATCTGACCCAGATTGCCGACTTCGCCGGCATCCTCGGCGTCTCCTTCCTGGTGGTCTACATCAACGCCACCCTGTACTGGGTGACGCTACGCTGGCGCGAGCAAAGGGAAATACCGTGGCGCGCGGTGGCGGCTCTCGCCGTGACGCTGCTGGTGGTGGCCGGGTACGGGGAGCTGCGCCTGCGGGAGGTGGACCGAAAACTGCCCACGGCGCCGACGATGAGCGTGGGGCTGGTGCAGACTAACGTGGGAGCGGCCGACAACCACCTTGCCGTCGAACAGATGCAGAAGGAACACCGCGAGATGTCGCAGCAACTGGTAGCGACACAAAAGCCCGACCTGGTGGTCTGGCCCGAGGGTGTTTTAAGCGTCGCCCTCGATTCCCGCGAGGGAAGCCTCCCCACCTCCGCGCTGGGCAACCTGCGCACGCCGCTCCTCTTCGGGACCTGCCTGCAGATCAAGGAGGAGGGGGAAACCCGCTTCTGCAACAGCGCCCTCTTGGCTGACGGCTCGGGGCGCATCCTGGGGAGCTACGACAAGACGGTGCTGGTTCCCTTCGGCGAGTACATCCCCTTCGGGGACATCTTCCCACAGCTCTATACCTGGTCCCCCTACAGTGCCAAGTTCTTCTCCGGGCGGAGCGTGGAGCCGCTCAAGCTGGGGGACCGCCTCCTCTCGGTGAGCATCTGCTACGAGGACATTTTCCCCACCCACATCAGGAAACTCATGCGCGGCGGGCGCACCGGTCGGCAACCGGAGGTGATGGTCAACATCACCAACGACTCCTGGTACGGCAACTCGGTCGAGCCGATGGAGCACCTGGCCCTGGCCAGCTTCCGTTCCATCGAGAACCGCCGTGCACTGGTGCGCGGCACCAATACCGGCATCTCGGCCTTCGTCGATCCCGCCGGACGCATCGTCAGCCGCACCGGGGTCTGGACTCGCGAGGTCCTGGTGGGCAGGGTGCCGCTTTGGCAAGGGGGGACGCTGTACGGCGCAGCGGGTGACTGGATCGGCTGGCTCTGCGCGGCCGTCTCGGTGTGCGGGATCGCCGCCGTTACTCTTTCTAAAAAAGCGCGTGCCTGA
- the glgX gene encoding glycogen debranching protein GlgX: MTRSTGRAGQKNGELPKGNTSPLGATVTRGGVNFSVFARDCTGVELLLFDHADDTAPARVITLDPKRNRTYHYWHVFVPGIGAGQLYGYRVAGPFEPQRGRRFDPGKVLIDPYGRAIAVPDGYCRGDACLPGDNAVSAMKSVVADPRGYDWEGDLPLKRPYSKTVIYEMHVAGFTKHPSSGVAEEKRGTYAGLVEKIPYLKELGITAVELLPVFQFDPLDAPLGLRNFWGYSPVSFFAPHAAYSSRKGPLGPLDEFRDMVKALHKADIEVILDVVYNHTSEGDHNGPTFCFRGFANDVYYSLDADGSYINHTGCGNTLNANHHVVRRLIIDSLHYWVKEMHVDGFRFDLASILSRDGQGRPLKNPPILWDIESDPALAGIKLIAEAWDAGGLYQVGSFIGDSWKEWNGEFRDDVRRFLKGDDGVVSRFAARMLASPDIYGHQEREPEQSINFVTCHDGFTLNDLVSYNDKQNEANGENNRDGSDTNLSWNCGVEGATSDPAIEALRNRQVKNFMAVTLLALGTPMILMGDEMRRTQRGNNNAYCQDNELGWFDWDRLAVHPDIYRFTRELIRARLRQSDTPVETLTLNQLLGQARLEWHGVHLGTPDWSYQSHSIALTVWSASKHLVFHYMVNAYWEPLTFTLPPPRRLPGGAWHRWIDTSLTSPDDISPWESVPEIGSDSYRLPPRSMVVLVAKRHGRNSSRPVEPSAP, encoded by the coding sequence ATGACGAGATCGACTGGAAGAGCAGGCCAGAAAAACGGGGAACTCCCCAAAGGGAACACCTCCCCCCTGGGCGCCACGGTGACACGGGGCGGGGTCAACTTCAGCGTCTTCGCCAGGGATTGCACCGGGGTGGAACTGCTCCTGTTCGACCACGCCGACGACACCGCCCCCGCCCGCGTGATTACCCTCGATCCCAAGCGCAACCGCACCTACCATTACTGGCACGTCTTCGTCCCCGGTATCGGCGCCGGCCAGCTCTACGGCTACCGCGTCGCCGGTCCTTTCGAACCGCAGCGGGGGCGCCGTTTCGATCCCGGCAAGGTGCTCATCGACCCCTACGGCCGCGCCATCGCCGTCCCCGACGGGTACTGCCGGGGCGATGCCTGCCTTCCCGGGGACAACGCGGTCAGCGCAATGAAGAGCGTGGTGGCGGACCCGCGCGGCTACGACTGGGAAGGTGACCTGCCGCTCAAGCGCCCCTATTCGAAGACAGTCATCTACGAGATGCACGTCGCCGGCTTTACCAAGCATCCTTCCTCCGGGGTCGCCGAGGAGAAGCGCGGCACCTATGCCGGGCTCGTTGAAAAGATCCCGTACCTGAAGGAACTGGGCATTACCGCCGTCGAACTCCTGCCGGTATTCCAGTTCGACCCGCTCGACGCCCCGCTGGGGCTGCGCAACTTCTGGGGCTACAGCCCGGTCTCCTTCTTCGCGCCGCATGCCGCCTACAGCTCCCGCAAGGGGCCGCTGGGGCCGCTGGACGAGTTCCGCGACATGGTCAAGGCGCTGCACAAGGCCGATATCGAGGTGATCCTCGACGTGGTCTACAACCACACCTCCGAGGGGGACCACAACGGCCCCACCTTCTGCTTCCGCGGCTTTGCCAACGACGTCTACTACTCGCTGGACGCCGACGGCAGCTACATCAATCACACCGGCTGCGGCAACACGCTGAATGCCAACCACCACGTGGTGCGCCGGCTGATCATCGACTCCCTGCACTACTGGGTCAAGGAGATGCACGTCGATGGTTTCCGCTTTGATCTCGCCTCCATCCTGTCCCGCGACGGACAGGGGCGCCCGCTCAAGAACCCTCCCATCCTCTGGGACATCGAATCTGACCCGGCACTGGCTGGCATCAAGCTGATCGCGGAGGCCTGGGACGCCGGCGGCCTGTACCAGGTGGGGAGCTTCATCGGCGACAGCTGGAAGGAATGGAACGGCGAGTTCCGCGACGACGTGCGCCGCTTCCTGAAGGGGGACGACGGGGTGGTGTCCCGCTTCGCCGCCCGCATGCTGGCGAGCCCCGACATCTATGGGCACCAGGAGCGCGAGCCCGAGCAGAGCATCAACTTCGTCACCTGCCACGACGGCTTCACGCTCAACGACCTGGTCAGCTACAACGACAAGCAAAACGAGGCCAACGGCGAGAACAACCGCGACGGCTCCGATACCAACCTGAGCTGGAACTGCGGCGTCGAGGGGGCGACCTCCGATCCTGCCATCGAGGCGCTGCGCAACCGCCAGGTGAAGAACTTCATGGCGGTCACCCTGCTGGCGCTGGGCACCCCGATGATCCTCATGGGCGACGAGATGCGCCGCACCCAGCGCGGCAACAACAACGCCTACTGCCAGGACAACGAGCTCGGGTGGTTCGACTGGGATCGGCTCGCCGTCCATCCCGACATCTACCGCTTCACCAGGGAGCTGATCCGGGCGCGGCTCAGGCAGAGCGATACCCCCGTGGAGACGCTGACGCTGAACCAGCTCCTGGGCCAGGCGCGCCTGGAGTGGCACGGCGTCCACCTCGGCACCCCGGACTGGAGCTACCAGTCCCACAGTATCGCCCTCACCGTGTGGAGCGCCTCCAAACACCTGGTGTTCCACTACATGGTCAACGCCTACTGGGAACCGCTCACCTTCACGCTCCCGCCCCCCAGGAGGCTTCCCGGCGGCGCTTGGCACCGCTGGATCGACACCTCATTAACGTCCCCCGACGACATCTCCCCATGGGAGAGCGTGCCAGAGATCGGCTCCGACAGTTACCGGCTGCCGCCGCGCAGCATGGTGGTGCTGGTGGCGAAGCGGCACGGCAGAAATTCCTCCCGGCCGGTCGAACCGTCCGCCCCGTGA
- a CDS encoding glycine zipper family protein has translation MRRTRPTVWSLLAFLVLGGCATMPTGPSVRVLPTPGKSFEQFMAEDGLCRRYAEQSLGMSPQDTANQNTATSAVVGGAVGAGVGALLGAAGGNAGAGAAIGGGTGLLFGAASGSESGRVYGYEAQRRYDNTYVQCMYAKGNQIPGAVRKVRRARPYTPPPPPDMYSVPPDYYPDR, from the coding sequence ATGAGAAGAACCAGGCCAACAGTGTGGTCGTTGCTAGCCTTCCTGGTGCTTGGCGGTTGCGCCACCATGCCCACGGGCCCAAGCGTCAGGGTGCTGCCGACCCCGGGGAAATCCTTCGAGCAGTTCATGGCCGAAGACGGATTGTGCCGCAGGTATGCCGAGCAGAGCTTGGGCATGAGTCCGCAGGACACGGCAAACCAGAATACCGCCACCAGCGCGGTGGTGGGCGGCGCCGTCGGGGCTGGCGTCGGGGCCCTGCTAGGAGCGGCCGGCGGCAATGCGGGTGCCGGCGCGGCGATTGGCGGCGGTACCGGCTTGCTCTTCGGCGCGGCGAGCGGTTCCGAGTCCGGACGGGTCTACGGTTACGAGGCACAGCGGCGCTATGACAACACCTACGTGCAGTGCATGTATGCCAAGGGGAACCAGATCCCGGGGGCGGTGCGCAAGGTGCGTCGGGCGCGGCCCTACACCCCACCCCCTCCGCCGGACATGTACTCGGTTCCGCCGGATTACTATCCGGACCGTTGA
- a CDS encoding M48 metallopeptidase family protein produces the protein MRGLKYLAGYSEQITSKVERLLANNELGGVLLAKYPTPHQVRTDRALYDFTVNLKNEFLRKSQPLSKVSYDPKISVINHALGLHSFVSRVQGVKLTAKHEIRIATVFKTAPVEFLRMIVVHELAHLKEKEHNKAFYQLCEYMEPGYHQLEFDMRVYLTHLDAFGPLYQEA, from the coding sequence ATGCGCGGATTGAAATACCTGGCTGGATACTCCGAACAAATCACCTCGAAGGTGGAGCGCCTCCTGGCGAACAACGAGCTGGGGGGCGTTTTGCTGGCCAAGTACCCTACCCCGCACCAGGTCAGGACTGACCGGGCGCTCTACGATTTCACCGTCAACCTCAAGAATGAATTCCTGCGCAAGTCCCAGCCGCTCAGCAAGGTGAGCTACGACCCGAAGATCAGCGTCATCAACCACGCCCTCGGCCTGCACTCCTTCGTGTCCCGCGTCCAGGGGGTAAAGCTCACCGCCAAGCACGAGATCCGCATTGCCACTGTGTTCAAGACCGCCCCGGTGGAGTTCCTGCGCATGATCGTGGTGCACGAGCTGGCCCACCTCAAGGAGAAGGAGCACAACAAGGCCTTCTACCAGCTCTGCGAGTACATGGAACCGGGCTACCACCAGCTCGAGTTCGACATGAGGGTGTACCTGACCCACCTGGACGCCTTCGGCCCGCTGTATCAGGAAGCCTGA
- a CDS encoding surface-adhesin E family protein, with translation MRRIFLAPLCAGALYSSAAWCAAPDWFLLDQNQDSSFYYDRNGNNKVREGVIEVRTRVVYSEQGRQEALKMVKGLPQSAVLHETLYSYEINCEEHEGHLLGVSHLDSNGNILKTSDLAAATQWQYLPPDTRMGLVLQQACQP, from the coding sequence ATGCGAAGGATCTTTCTTGCCCCGTTATGCGCCGGAGCCCTCTACTCTTCCGCTGCTTGGTGCGCGGCGCCGGACTGGTTTCTCCTGGACCAGAACCAGGACTCCAGCTTCTACTACGACCGAAACGGCAACAACAAGGTCCGGGAAGGGGTGATCGAGGTCAGAACGCGGGTGGTCTACAGCGAACAGGGGCGGCAGGAAGCCCTCAAGATGGTGAAAGGGCTGCCGCAGTCGGCGGTCTTGCACGAAACCCTGTACAGCTACGAGATCAACTGCGAAGAACACGAGGGGCACCTGCTCGGCGTCAGCCACCTCGATAGCAACGGCAACATTCTCAAGACTAGCGACCTCGCCGCCGCCACCCAGTGGCAATACCTGCCACCCGACACGCGCATGGGACTGGTCCTGCAGCAGGCCTGCCAGCCCTAG
- a CDS encoding sterol desaturase family protein, with amino-acid sequence MSCRRDRLRGELPGWLNAALIVGTVAVVAAMEMRRPLRKERDDKLRRNTRNATFAVVAAATVGLAEKPVVGPLALRVHSKRLGLLKLLGLPAWAEVALSVLLLDYTLFIWHVLTHKVPLLWRFHRPHHVDRDLDASTALRFHFGELLLSVPWRAAQIRLIGVSPFALALWQTLTLVEILFHHSNLRLPHRVERRLCRVIVTPRMHGIHHSVVKEETDSNWSTIFSWPDYLHGTIRLNVLQDSIDIGVAGYQDPEQLTLGRVLAMPFTPQEEAQAPKREPLPVPPTVLAV; translated from the coding sequence ATGTCCTGTCGAAGAGATCGTCTGAGGGGGGAGCTCCCCGGGTGGCTGAACGCGGCATTGATAGTCGGAACGGTTGCCGTGGTGGCGGCCATGGAGATGAGGCGCCCGCTCCGGAAGGAAAGGGACGACAAGCTGCGGCGCAACACGCGTAACGCCACTTTTGCGGTCGTAGCTGCCGCCACGGTGGGGCTCGCCGAGAAGCCGGTGGTGGGGCCGCTCGCCCTGCGGGTGCACTCCAAGCGCCTGGGACTGTTGAAGCTTTTGGGCCTCCCCGCCTGGGCGGAGGTGGCGCTGTCGGTCTTGCTCCTGGACTACACGCTCTTCATCTGGCACGTGCTGACCCACAAGGTCCCCCTGCTCTGGCGCTTCCACAGACCGCACCACGTCGATCGCGACCTCGATGCCAGCACCGCGCTTCGCTTCCATTTCGGGGAGCTGCTCCTCTCGGTCCCGTGGCGCGCGGCCCAGATCCGCCTGATCGGCGTATCCCCCTTCGCCCTTGCCCTGTGGCAGACTCTGACCCTGGTGGAGATCCTGTTCCATCACTCCAACCTGAGGCTCCCGCACCGGGTCGAGCGGCGTCTGTGCCGCGTCATCGTCACCCCGCGCATGCATGGAATCCACCATTCCGTGGTGAAGGAGGAAACCGACTCCAACTGGTCCACCATCTTCTCCTGGCCCGATTACCTGCACGGCACCATTCGCCTTAACGTGCTGCAAGACTCTATCGACATCGGGGTTGCCGGTTACCAGGACCCGGAGCAGTTGACCCTCGGCAGGGTGCTGGCGATGCCGTTCACCCCACAGGAAGAAGCGCAAGCCCCCAAGCGCGAACCGCTGCCGGTGCCGCCGACGGTGCTGGCGGTCTGA
- a CDS encoding 4Fe-4S dicluster domain-containing protein — MPHLQNRNGYTSLMERLERFPQGAPPSELFAKILALLFTEKEAKLVGQLPMHPFSPARAAHVWGVREVEAYRTLEGLAERGLLLDTEHEGEKLYILPPPMAGFLDFVLMRVRKDVDQPALSRLLDQYLNQEEESIRDLYTGGSTPSTRIMVDEEQVPSSNLARLFNYERASEVIQGAKRIGIGTCSCRHKMRHIGRACSAALETCMVFDDLADSLIRHGHARESSIEQCLELLQQSRDQNLVQVADNAQFGVSSICNCCSCCCETLIRARKFCNLQPVCSTNYVAELKPQRCSGCGRCVDACPAEAMRLVSANDPQHPWQRRCVQDQERCLGCGICVRVCRTNSLVLIPRAKRVVTPVDNAHRLVLMALERGKLQHLIWDNRAMFNHRAMAALVGAILRLPAVKQKLAASELGSRYLGGMMQRVAEHSSRMPLRL; from the coding sequence ATGCCGCATCTCCAAAACCGCAACGGATACACTTCCTTGATGGAGCGCCTGGAAAGATTCCCGCAGGGAGCTCCCCCCTCAGAATTGTTCGCCAAGATACTCGCCCTGCTCTTCACCGAAAAGGAGGCGAAGCTCGTTGGGCAACTCCCCATGCACCCGTTTTCGCCGGCGCGGGCGGCCCACGTCTGGGGAGTGAGGGAGGTCGAGGCATACCGCACCCTGGAAGGGCTCGCGGAGCGGGGCTTGCTGCTGGACACGGAGCACGAGGGGGAAAAGCTCTACATCCTGCCCCCTCCTATGGCGGGGTTCCTCGATTTCGTGCTGATGCGGGTGAGAAAGGATGTGGACCAACCGGCCCTGAGCCGGCTGCTCGACCAGTATCTGAACCAGGAAGAGGAGTCCATCCGCGACCTGTACACCGGCGGCAGCACCCCCAGCACCAGGATCATGGTGGACGAGGAACAAGTCCCCTCCTCCAACCTGGCGCGATTGTTCAACTACGAGCGGGCCAGCGAAGTGATCCAGGGGGCCAAGCGCATCGGCATCGGCACCTGCAGCTGCCGCCACAAGATGAGGCACATCGGCAGGGCGTGCTCGGCAGCCCTGGAGACCTGCATGGTCTTCGACGACCTGGCCGATTCGCTGATCCGGCACGGCCACGCACGGGAAAGCAGCATCGAGCAATGCCTGGAACTGTTGCAGCAAAGCAGGGATCAGAACCTGGTCCAGGTAGCGGATAACGCCCAGTTCGGCGTCAGCTCCATCTGCAACTGCTGCAGTTGCTGCTGCGAAACCCTGATCAGGGCCCGCAAGTTCTGCAACCTGCAGCCGGTCTGCAGCACCAACTACGTGGCCGAACTCAAGCCGCAGCGCTGCAGCGGTTGCGGCCGCTGCGTCGATGCCTGCCCCGCCGAAGCGATGCGGCTGGTCTCCGCCAACGACCCGCAGCATCCCTGGCAGCGCAGGTGCGTGCAGGACCAGGAGCGCTGCCTCGGCTGCGGCATCTGCGTCAGGGTGTGCCGTACCAACTCGCTGGTGCTCATCCCCAGGGCGAAGCGGGTGGTGACGCCGGTCGACAACGCGCACCGCTTGGTGCTGATGGCGCTGGAACGCGGCAAGCTGCAGCACTTGATCTGGGACAACCGGGCCATGTTCAACCATCGCGCCATGGCGGCACTGGTCGGGGCCATCCTCAGGCTCCCGGCGGTGAAACAGAAGCTCGCGGCCAGCGAGCTCGGTTCGCGCTACCTGGGCGGTATGATGCAGCGGGTGGCCGAGCACTCCAGCCGGATGCCCTTGCGGTTGTGA
- the aroC gene encoding chorismate synthase translates to MSSVFGTLFRVSTFGESHCPAVGAIVDGVPAGMRLAESDIQPQLDRRRPGQSALSTRREEEDLVTILSGVEDGITLGTPIGLMVHNRDQRPGDYQEMSQVPRPSHADYTYQVKYGVRASSGGGRSSARETIARVAAGAIAEKFLAERHGIEIVAWVDSVGALDAGNVDLERITRQMVDQHPVRCGNPAMSQAMADLIAQVKSRDDSVGGTVCCVCRNIPAGLGEPAFDKMEALLAHAMLSIPASKGFEIGSGFSGSRMLGSAHNDPFVDKGGRLGTATNYSGGVQGGISNGEPAYFRVAFKPPATVALPQKTARFDGSETVLEAKGRHDPCIVPRAVPVVESMAALVVMDLLLRQEYRKR, encoded by the coding sequence ATGTCCTCCGTTTTCGGAACCCTGTTCAGAGTCTCCACCTTCGGCGAGAGCCACTGCCCGGCGGTCGGCGCCATCGTCGACGGCGTGCCGGCCGGGATGCGCCTTGCCGAGTCCGATATCCAGCCTCAACTCGACCGCCGCCGTCCCGGGCAGAGCGCGCTCAGCACCCGGCGCGAGGAAGAGGATTTGGTCACCATCCTCTCCGGCGTCGAGGATGGCATCACCCTGGGTACCCCCATCGGGCTCATGGTGCACAACCGCGACCAGCGCCCGGGGGATTACCAGGAGATGTCCCAGGTTCCCCGCCCTTCGCACGCCGACTACACCTACCAGGTGAAGTACGGGGTGCGCGCCTCCAGCGGCGGCGGGCGCTCCTCCGCCCGCGAGACCATCGCCAGGGTTGCCGCCGGCGCCATCGCGGAAAAGTTCCTGGCCGAACGCCACGGCATCGAGATCGTTGCCTGGGTCGATAGCGTGGGGGCGCTGGACGCAGGTAACGTCGACCTGGAGCGGATCACGCGGCAGATGGTGGACCAGCATCCGGTCCGTTGCGGCAACCCCGCCATGAGCCAAGCCATGGCCGACCTGATCGCCCAGGTGAAAAGCCGGGACGATTCAGTCGGGGGGACCGTCTGCTGCGTCTGCCGCAACATTCCCGCCGGGCTGGGCGAGCCCGCTTTCGACAAGATGGAGGCCCTCCTCGCGCACGCCATGCTCTCCATTCCCGCCAGCAAGGGGTTCGAGATCGGCTCCGGCTTCAGTGGCAGCCGCATGCTGGGCAGCGCCCACAATGACCCCTTCGTGGACAAGGGGGGACGACTCGGGACGGCGACCAATTACTCCGGAGGGGTACAGGGGGGGATTTCCAACGGGGAGCCGGCTTACTTCCGGGTGGCCTTCAAGCCGCCGGCGACGGTGGCCCTACCGCAGAAGACGGCGCGCTTCGACGGCAGCGAGACGGTGCTGGAGGCGAAAGGACGCCACGACCCGTGTATCGTGCCGCGGGCGGTACCGGTCGTGGAGTCGATGGCAGCGCTGGTCGTGATGGACTTGTTGTTGAGGCAGGAGTACCGCAAGAGGTAG